The nucleotide sequence CAGCGGGTTCTGCCAGAACACGGCGCTGTTGCCGGTGCAGCGTTTCCACCAGCTCGTCGACGTGTAGATCGTCGGATGCCGTCCGGTCCGCGACAGGTAGGTCTCGGCGAACGACTTCATCCATGCGACCATCTGCGCCGGCGTCTTGCCGTAACAGGTTTCGCCGTACGGGTTGTACTCGACGTCGAGCGCGCCCGGCAGGGTCTTGCCGTCCTTGGACCAGCCGCCGCCGTGGTCGACGAAGTAGTGCGCCTGCGCGGCGCCGTCCGAGATGTCGGGACGGGCGAAGTGATACGCGCCGCGGATCAGGCCGACGCCGTAGGAACCGTTGTACTGCTGGGCGAACCGCGGATTGACGAAGCCGGTGCCCTCGGTCGCTTTCACGTAGACGAACTTCGCGCCGGTCTTGGCGGCGGTGGGCCAATCGACCTCGCCCTGATGACCACTGACGTCATGGCCGAGCGTCTGGCCTTCGCCGCCGTACAGCGGCCCGACCGACACATTGACGCCTTCGTGCAGCGCGATCTGCGAACCGGCGTAGTGCTCCTCGGCCCCGTCGTAACGGGGCCCGCTTCCTCGTGCGACGGCGGGGGTCTGCGCGAGCAGCAAAACCCCCGCCGCGAGGACGGCCCCCCAGCCTTTTGAACACACTCTGCGACTCATCACGTCGCCACGATCCCCCGAGGAAAGGGAATCAGCGACTCGAACATCACCCGAAAGAGTTGCTTTCGGGCTGAATAAATTGGGCCGAGTGGGTTAATCGAGCCCTAACGACGCTCGTCCATAAGGGCTTTGTCGAGGTGCTCCGAGGGGATGATCGCGGTGAGCCGGTCGTGGGGGTTGATCGTCACGGGATGCCCGGCGAGCAGCGGGACCATGTCCCGGCCCAGCACCGCCCTGGCGTGCGGCCATTCGCGCGGCACCAGCGACTTGGCGGTGTACGCGGGAACGAGCACCTTGCCGTCGGTGTTGTGGAAACCGATCACCGTGCGCTGCACCGGCGAAAGGGCGTAGACGAACAGCGTCGAGTCGAGGATGACCCTCGGCAGGTCGGCGGCCGGGCGGTGGTTCGTGCGCACCAGCTGGAGCAGCTGCTCGAGTTCGTTGCGCGGCTCGGGGAAACCGAGCGCCTTGGGCGAGGGACGGTAGCGGTCGTTGGGGTGGAAGTCCTCGACGATCTCGCCCCCGCCGTTCACCGGGTACGCGCCGACGACCGCCCAGGACGGCACCGGGCCGTCGGGGTCGAAGGCCTCGTCGATGACGTACAGCCAGCTGTTGGGGTTGGCCTTGGCGTTGGCGCGCATCTCTTCGGTGATCTTCGGCTTGGCCTGTTTCCGCTTGCCCGCCGGGCTCGACGCCAATCGATCCGCCTCGTCCCGCTGCGCCATCGCCATCCCCACGTTCCGGGTGCCTGAAGGTTTGTTCGCGCTCACTCTACTGTTCTCCCATGGCCTCTTCGCGTTCGGTCGACCCCGCTGAGTTACGAGCCGCGATCGCGGCGATTTCCCCCTGGTTGAGCGGATCCGGTCCGGAACCGGCCCGTCCGGAGCTGGCCGCCGCGGTGCGGCTGAGCCTGCGGACGCTGGCCGGGGACGCCCCGGGGAAGAGTGTCGAAGTGCGGGTGCCGCCGTTCGCGGCTGTGCAGTGTGTCGAAGGATTGCGCCATACCCGCGGGACGCCGCCGAACGTCGTCGAAACGGATCCGCGCACGTGGCTGGAACTGGCGACCGGGCTGCTCGGCTGGGCCGACGCCGTCGAGTCGGGGCGGGTCACCGCCTCCGGGAGCAGGGCCGATCTGGCCCGCTGGCTGCCCTTGGTCCGCCTCTGAAGCCATGAACGGGCCGTTCCAGGCGAAATTCGCGAGGAACGGCCCGTTCACAGCAGCCGGAAGGTGGTCTCAGGCCTTGCGGCCGATGCCACCCGAGATCGTCCGCTGAGCCGTGTTCAGCTCCTTGATCCGCGGGCCGTCCGGCCACCAGTCGGCGCACAGCTGGACGCCGGGCTCGACCATCTCGAGGTCGTGGAACAGCTCCTCGATCTGGGCCTTGGTGCGGAAGGTGCCCGAGCCCATCGGGCTGTGGATGAAGAACTCCTCCATCTTGCGGGCGATCTCGGACAGCTCGTCCTCCGGGTCGGAGAAGTGCGAGATCGCCACGTACGAACCCGACGGCAGCGCGTCGATGTACTTCTTCATGATCTTGGCGGGCTCGCCGTGCGGCCCGTTGTAGTGGTGCAGGGTCCCGAGCTGCAGCAACGCGATCGGCTGCGAGAAGTCGATGTGCCGCCGGATGTCCGGGTTCTCCATGATCCGCTCCGGCTCGAAGATGTCGTCCGAGACGAAGTGCGTGTTCTCGTTCTCTTCGAGCAGCGCGCGCCCGTGGGCGAGCACGACCGGGTCGTTGTCGACGTAGACGACCTTGATCTCCGGGTTGATCCGCTGCACGACCTGGTGCGTGTTCTCGGCCGTGGGCAGGCCGGATCCGAGGTCGAGGAACTGCGTGATGCCCGTCTGGCTGGCGAGGAACCGGCACGCGCGGATCAGGAAGCCGCGGTTCTCGGTCGCCAGGTCCTGCGCCTCGGGGGCCGCCTGCTGGACCTTGCGCAGCACCTCCCGGTCGATCTCGTAGTTGTCCTTGCCGAGGAGGAAGGCGTCGTACACCCGGGCGATGCTGGCCCGGGTCGGGTCGACACCCACGGGCACTCGTTCCGTCCGGGTCGGGGCGTCGGGCATCTTGAACCTCACAAAACTGTGTCGGAAGTCTCGGGCTCTACGTAGAGTAGAACCACGTACGCGACCGGTAAACCGAGCCATCCCTGTCGTGTCGAGGTCCAAACGTGTACTTTCAGTAATCGGCTTGTTCTCCTGTGAGTGTCGTCTTGCGAAAGGTCCCGGTCGATGAACGCGGTCACCCCGCCTGGCGGTGAGCAGTCCCTGGGTCCCACCGCGCGGCGGATGATCCTCGGCTCTCAGCTCCGCCGGATGCGCGAGGACGCGGGCATCACGCGCCAGGAGGCCGGCTACAGCATCCGGGGTTCCGAGTCGAAGATCAGCCGTCTCGAGCTGGGCCGCGTCGGCTTCAAGGAACGCGACGTCGCCGATCTGCTGACCATGTACGGGATGACCGATCCCGGTGAGCGGCAGCAGTTCCTCGACATGGTCAAGGAGTCGAACGAGCCGGGTTGGTGGCGCCGCTACGGCGACCTGATGCCGAGCTGGTTCAACGACCTCGTCGGGCTCGAAGAGGCCGCGGCCCGCATCCAGGTGTGGGAGCCGCTGTACGTCACGGGTCTGCTGCAGACCGAGGACTACGCGCGGGCGATCATGAGCCACGGCCGCAAGGACATGGTCAACGAGCAGGTCGACCGCCGGGTCGCGCTGCGGATGCGGCGGCAGAAGATGCTGTCGCGCCCGGACGCGCCGCGGTTGTGGCTGGTGCTCGACGAATCGGTGCTCTACCGGCCGATCGGCGACCGCGAGGTGCTGAAGGGCCAGATCGACCACCTGCTGGAGATGATCCAGCAGCCGAACATCTCGGTGCAGGTCCTCCCGTACGACCGGAGCGGCTACTCCGCCGACAGCGCGTTCTCGCTGCTCAGGTTCGCGGAAGAGGAATTGCCGAACATCGCCTACACCGAGTACCTGACCGGCGTGCACTACATCGACAAGCGCGACGAGATCGAACGGTACAGCCGGGCGCTGGACATGCTGGCGGTCGACGCGGAGACGCCGGACCGCAGCCGCCAGATGCTGCTGAAGCGCCGCGCCGAAATCTGAGCGACTCACCGTTGTGGTGCTGCCGGCCGTCTCCGGGGCGGTCGGGGTTTCCTTGCCTGTCCCCGAAAATTCGGCCACGACAGGTACCTGTTCACCCGTTGGGGGCTGCGCTCGTCACGCTTTAGTGGGACGGTCGGGGGCTCCAGTCATCACTGCACGCGAATTCTGCAAAAACTTCTGCACGTGCATTTACCGCTGCAGTCACACGTGCTAACTTTGGGATCACAGGCAAATGCACATGCAGATGCATCGCCCGAAGTCTTCTGTCGGGGAAGGTGGGGACCATGGCTGAACAGTTCGACAACGGCATCCCGGCCGATCGTCTTACCGGCGCCCAATGGCGCAAAGCCAGTTACAGCAACGCGATCGGCAACTGTGTCGAGGTGGCTCCGCTCGCTTCCGGCGAGATCGCGATGCGCAACTCGCGCTTTCCGACCGGGCCTGCCCTGATCTACACCCAGGCCGAGATGGCCGCGTTCCTCGCGGGTGCCAAGGACGGCGAATTCGATGACGTCCTCAGGTGACACCATCACCGCGGAGATCACCGATATCGAAAGCGGCCTGCAGGAACTGATCCACCGCGGGTACCAATTCGTGCACCCGTGCGACGCGAACGGCGAGGTACTGGCCGTGGTCGGCGTGCGAGTCCACGACAACGTGGTCGACGTGGTCCGGCTCAACGCCGAGGACGACGTGGTCGCCACCCGCATGCCCGGGACCGAGGAGGACATCCTCGAGCCCGAGGTCTGGCTGTGGCGATTCGCCGGCGACGCCGCGACGGTGCTGACGGCACTGCTCGCGCTTCCCGATGAGCGGACCCCCGGTTCGCTGTACGTCCCGGAGACCTCGGCCAAGGGCTGCTGGGTCCCCGGCCGCGGCGGCACGTCCAAGTGGCTCGCCGCTGGTTGAAAGCGGCGGGTTGATCGCCGCCCAAGCACAGTCGACCGCCTCTGTCGAGGGGGAGCGGTCGGCTGGTCGGGGGTCGTGAGTGCCGGGCCTTGACACCCGCCCGTCACTCACGGTCACAGGGAGCCCGCTTTATCTTCGAGATCTTCGCGGGTTCACTCAGAGTTACAGCGCGAAGCGTGTCCAGTGCCACTTCGTGCGGCGCGTTGATCTCCTCCTCACCGTTTACACTGGTGGCGGCCTGCCCTCTTTCTCCCTGGGAGCACCTCGGTGGTTTCCGACCCGTCCCTCGCCGGACAGCCCGTGACCGACCAGCCCGATCCGGAACCCCGCGAGGAATGCGGCGTCTTCGGTGTCTGGGCGCCCGGAGAAGAGGTCGCGAAGCTGACCTACTACGGGCTCTACGCACTTCAGCACCGCGGCCAGGAAGCGGCCGGCATCTCGGTCTCCGACGGTTCGCAGATCGTCGTCTTCAAGGATCTCGGCCTGGTCAGCCAGGTGTTCGACGAGCAGGTCCTGCAGTCGCTGCAAGGACATATCGCCGTCGGCCACTGCCGCTACTCGACCACCGGCGCGACCATCTGGGAGAACGCGCAGCCGATCTTCCGGACCACCGCCACCGGCAGCGGATTGTCCTTCGCGCACAACGGAAACCTCGTCAACACCGCCGAACTGCGGGATCGCACGGTCGAAGCCGGGCTCAAACCGCACGCGGGCCTGACCGGTTCGTCCAGCGACTCCGACCTGGTGTGCGGGCTGCTCGCGGCCAACGCCGCCGACAAGGGCATCGAAGCCGCCGCGCTGGAACTGCTGCCCACCCTCAAGGGCGCCTTCTGCCTGGTCTTCGCCGACGAGTCCACCCTGTACGCCGCGCGCGACCCGCACGGTGTGCACCCGCTGGTGCTCGGCAGGCTCGAACGCGGCTGGGTCGTCGCGAGCGAGACGGCCGCGCTGGACATCTGCGGCGCGTCGTTCGTCCGCGAGGTCGAGCCCGGTGAGCTCATCGCGATCGACGCCGAGGGCCTGCGCTCCTCGCGCTTCGCGAACCCCGAGCCCAAGGGCTGTGTCTTCGAGTACGTGTACCTCGCCCGCCCCGACACCTCGATCGCCGGCCGCAGCGTGCACGCCACCCGCGTCGAGATCGGCCGCAAACTCGCCGCCGAGCACCCGGCCGACGCCGACCTGGTGATGCCGGTGCCCGAATCCGGCACCCCGGCCGCCATCGGCTACGCGCAGGGCTCCGGCATTCCCTACGGCACCGGTCTGGTGAAGAACGCCTACGTCGGCCGCACCTTCATCCAGCCGTCGCAGACCATCCGCCAGCTGGGCATCCGGCTCAAGCTGAACCCGCTGCGCGACGTCATCCGCGGCAAACGGCTCGTCGTCGTCGACGACTCCATCGTCCGCGGCAACACCCAGCGCGCTTTGGTCCGCATGCTGCGGGAGGCGGGCGCGCTCGAGGTGCACGTCCGGATCGCGTCGCCGCCCGTCCGCTGGCCGTGTTTCTACGGGATCGACTTCGCCTCGCGCGCCGAACTGGTGGCCAACGGCGTCGACCTCGACGGCATCCGCCGCTCCATCGGCGCGGACACCCTGGGCTACATCTCCCTGGACGGGCTGGTCGCGGCTTCGGAACAGCCGAAGTCGCGGTTGTGCACGGCGTGCTTCTCCGGCGAGTACCCGATCGCGCTGCCCGAAGACGCGCTGATCGGGAAGCACCTGCTGGAGAGCCTGGACTCGGTCAATGGCGCGGCGAAGCCCGTCAGCCCTGCCGGGTACGGTGCTGAGGACGCCATCCGGCGTCCCTAGACCTCACTTCCAGAGTTGGAGTCCGCTTCCGTGAGCGAGTCCACGAGCGCCACGTACGCCGCCGCCGGCGTCAGCATCGACGCCGGTGACAAAGCCGTCGAGCTGCTCAAACCGCACGCCGAGAGGGCCACCAGGCCCGAGGTGATGGGCGGGGTCGGCGGTTTCGCCGGGCTGTTCTCCCTGAAGCTGGACAAGTGGAAAGAGCCGGTGCTGGCCTCGTCGACCGACGGGGTCGGCACCAAGATCGCCGTCGCGCAGGCGCTCGACAAACACGACACGGTCGGCATCGACCTGGTCGCGATGGTCGTCGACGACCTGGTCGTCACCGGTGCCGAGCCGCTGTTCATGCAGGACTACATCGCCGTCGGCAAGGTCGTGCCGGAGAAGATCGCGGCGCTGGTCGGCGGTATCGCCGAGGGCTGTGTCCGGGCGGGTTGCGCGCTGCTCGGCGGCGAGACCGCGGAGCACCCCGGCCTGATGGGCGAGCATGACTACGACCTTTCGGGCACCGGTATCGGCGTCGTCGAGGCGTCGAACGTGCTCGGCCCGGAGCGGGTCCGCCCCGGTGACGTCGTCCTCGCGCTCGGCTCGTCCGGCCTGCACTCCAACGGCTACTCGCTCGCCCGGCACGTGCTGCTGGACATCGCGCGCATGCCGCTCGACGGGCACGTCGAGGAGTTCGGCCGCTCGCTGGGCGAGGAGATGCTGGAGCCGACCAGGATCTACGCGAAGGACTGCCTCGCGCTGGCGTCCGAGGCCGACGTCCGCACGTTCGCGCACATCACCGGCGGCGGCCTGGAGCAGAACCTCGCGCGCGTCATGCCGCGCGGACTGGTCGCCCGGCTCGAACGCGGCACCTGGACCCCGGCGCCGGTGTTCGCGCTGATCGGCCACCGCGGCAAGGTCGAGCGGGCCGAACTGGAGAAGACGTTCAACATGGGCGTCGGCATGGTCGCGATCGTCGGCGCCGACGACGTCGACCGGGCGCTGGCGATGCTGACCGCGCGGCACGTGCCGGCGTGGATCCTCGGCGACGTGCAGCCC is from Amycolatopsis lurida and encodes:
- a CDS encoding sterol carrier family protein, whose amino-acid sequence is MASSRSVDPAELRAAIAAISPWLSGSGPEPARPELAAAVRLSLRTLAGDAPGKSVEVRVPPFAAVQCVEGLRHTRGTPPNVVETDPRTWLELATGLLGWADAVESGRVTASGSRADLARWLPLVRL
- a CDS encoding type VII secretion system-associated protein yields the protein MAMAQRDEADRLASSPAGKRKQAKPKITEEMRANAKANPNSWLYVIDEAFDPDGPVPSWAVVGAYPVNGGGEIVEDFHPNDRYRPSPKALGFPEPRNELEQLLQLVRTNHRPAADLPRVILDSTLFVYALSPVQRTVIGFHNTDGKVLVPAYTAKSLVPREWPHARAVLGRDMVPLLAGHPVTINPHDRLTAIIPSEHLDKALMDERR
- a CDS encoding helix-turn-helix domain-containing protein; amino-acid sequence: MNAVTPPGGEQSLGPTARRMILGSQLRRMREDAGITRQEAGYSIRGSESKISRLELGRVGFKERDVADLLTMYGMTDPGERQQFLDMVKESNEPGWWRRYGDLMPSWFNDLVGLEEAAARIQVWEPLYVTGLLQTEDYARAIMSHGRKDMVNEQVDRRVALRMRRQKMLSRPDAPRLWLVLDESVLYRPIGDREVLKGQIDHLLEMIQQPNISVQVLPYDRSGYSADSAFSLLRFAEEELPNIAYTEYLTGVHYIDKRDEIERYSRALDMLAVDAETPDRSRQMLLKRRAEI
- a CDS encoding DUF397 domain-containing protein — translated: MAEQFDNGIPADRLTGAQWRKASYSNAIGNCVEVAPLASGEIAMRNSRFPTGPALIYTQAEMAAFLAGAKDGEFDDVLR
- a CDS encoding SAM-dependent methyltransferase; translated protein: MGVDPTRASIARVYDAFLLGKDNYEIDREVLRKVQQAAPEAQDLATENRGFLIRACRFLASQTGITQFLDLGSGLPTAENTHQVVQRINPEIKVVYVDNDPVVLAHGRALLEENENTHFVSDDIFEPERIMENPDIRRHIDFSQPIALLQLGTLHHYNGPHGEPAKIMKKYIDALPSGSYVAISHFSDPEDELSEIARKMEEFFIHSPMGSGTFRTKAQIEELFHDLEMVEPGVQLCADWWPDGPRIKELNTAQRTISGGIGRKA
- a CDS encoding lysozyme, whose amino-acid sequence is MSRRVCSKGWGAVLAAGVLLLAQTPAVARGSGPRYDGAEEHYAGSQIALHEGVNVSVGPLYGGEGQTLGHDVSGHQGEVDWPTAAKTGAKFVYVKATEGTGFVNPRFAQQYNGSYGVGLIRGAYHFARPDISDGAAQAHYFVDHGGGWSKDGKTLPGALDVEYNPYGETCYGKTPAQMVAWMKSFAETYLSRTGRHPTIYTSTSWWKRCTGNSAVFWQNPLWLARYNTEIGELPASWKTHTIWQFSNKGSLPGDQNWFNGMADRVHALSLG
- the purM gene encoding phosphoribosylformylglycinamidine cyclo-ligase yields the protein MSESTSATYAAAGVSIDAGDKAVELLKPHAERATRPEVMGGVGGFAGLFSLKLDKWKEPVLASSTDGVGTKIAVAQALDKHDTVGIDLVAMVVDDLVVTGAEPLFMQDYIAVGKVVPEKIAALVGGIAEGCVRAGCALLGGETAEHPGLMGEHDYDLSGTGIGVVEASNVLGPERVRPGDVVLALGSSGLHSNGYSLARHVLLDIARMPLDGHVEEFGRSLGEEMLEPTRIYAKDCLALASEADVRTFAHITGGGLEQNLARVMPRGLVARLERGTWTPAPVFALIGHRGKVERAELEKTFNMGVGMVAIVGADDVDRALAMLTARHVPAWILGDVQPAEDPDGPRAVLSGDHPRF
- the purF gene encoding amidophosphoribosyltransferase, with translation MVSDPSLAGQPVTDQPDPEPREECGVFGVWAPGEEVAKLTYYGLYALQHRGQEAAGISVSDGSQIVVFKDLGLVSQVFDEQVLQSLQGHIAVGHCRYSTTGATIWENAQPIFRTTATGSGLSFAHNGNLVNTAELRDRTVEAGLKPHAGLTGSSSDSDLVCGLLAANAADKGIEAAALELLPTLKGAFCLVFADESTLYAARDPHGVHPLVLGRLERGWVVASETAALDICGASFVREVEPGELIAIDAEGLRSSRFANPEPKGCVFEYVYLARPDTSIAGRSVHATRVEIGRKLAAEHPADADLVMPVPESGTPAAIGYAQGSGIPYGTGLVKNAYVGRTFIQPSQTIRQLGIRLKLNPLRDVIRGKRLVVVDDSIVRGNTQRALVRMLREAGALEVHVRIASPPVRWPCFYGIDFASRAELVANGVDLDGIRRSIGADTLGYISLDGLVAASEQPKSRLCTACFSGEYPIALPEDALIGKHLLESLDSVNGAAKPVSPAGYGAEDAIRRP